A single Saccharolobus shibatae B12 DNA region contains:
- a CDS encoding CopG family ribbon-helix-helix protein — protein sequence MSAEKISISLPKELYRELEDFITRKGIPDRSKIFQIALRNYLDENREGTEIIYGIINLVYDHEEASEALTEIQHEYKDNIISTLHLHINEKLCIEAIAVKGEKSKLVELNNRLGQIKGILKARLLISFPYEKT from the coding sequence ATGAGTGCTGAAAAGATAAGTATTTCCTTACCAAAGGAACTTTATAGAGAACTTGAGGACTTCATTACCCGAAAAGGTATACCAGATAGATCTAAAATATTTCAGATAGCTTTGAGAAATTACTTAGATGAGAATAGGGAAGGCACTGAGATAATTTATGGTATTATAAATCTGGTATACGATCATGAGGAAGCATCTGAAGCCTTAACCGAAATTCAACATGAGTACAAGGATAATATAATTTCCACATTACATTTGCACATTAATGAAAAGTTATGTATAGAAGCCATAGCTGTAAAGGGAGAGAAAAGTAAGCTTGTTGAGTTAAACAATAGGTTAGGTCAAATTAAGGGAATTCTTAAAGCCAGGCTACTAATATCTTTTCCTTATGAAAAGACTTAG
- a CDS encoding homoserine dehydrogenase: MKLLLIGYGNVGRAFRRLLHEKRNSYPILQNVEIAGILTRQGLMVGDKENFSPDKQITVLEAIDFINPDVIVDMSAPNYKDGEPSVSAYIKALSRKIHVITVNKAPLALKFREIFEVAERTGAKIGFQGTVMSGTPSINLFRIQPVAEVSRIRGILNGTTNYILTRIYEGLSFNEALKEAKEKGYAEEDPTLDLNGFDAAAKLTILSNFIMNRSIRLGDFKFKGITEISNEEIRRAKSEGKKIKLIAYADNYIIQVSPQIIGPQDPLYYIDGVENALEIQNEIQRIIIRGPGAGPANAAYGALTDLVLLLEGCL, translated from the coding sequence ATGAAGTTACTTTTAATCGGATATGGAAATGTTGGAAGGGCATTTAGAAGACTGCTACATGAAAAGAGAAATAGTTATCCAATATTGCAAAATGTTGAGATAGCAGGGATACTAACTAGGCAGGGATTAATGGTTGGGGATAAGGAGAATTTCTCTCCAGATAAGCAAATAACTGTATTAGAAGCAATTGATTTCATAAACCCCGATGTTATTGTTGATATGTCTGCACCTAATTATAAAGATGGTGAGCCTTCAGTTAGCGCTTACATAAAGGCATTGTCAAGAAAAATTCACGTGATAACAGTAAATAAAGCACCATTAGCACTAAAGTTTAGGGAAATATTTGAAGTTGCTGAGAGAACTGGTGCTAAAATTGGATTCCAAGGAACTGTGATGAGTGGTACTCCTTCCATAAATCTCTTTAGGATTCAACCAGTAGCTGAGGTCTCTAGGATTAGGGGTATCCTTAATGGTACCACAAACTATATTTTGACTAGGATTTATGAAGGGTTAAGTTTTAATGAAGCCTTGAAAGAAGCTAAAGAAAAAGGTTATGCAGAGGAAGACCCAACTTTAGATCTTAATGGATTTGATGCTGCAGCTAAACTGACAATTTTATCAAATTTTATTATGAACAGAAGCATAAGACTAGGTGACTTCAAGTTCAAGGGAATAACTGAGATTAGTAATGAAGAGATTAGAAGAGCTAAAAGTGAAGGTAAGAAAATAAAATTAATAGCCTATGCGGATAACTATATAATACAAGTATCTCCTCAAATTATAGGTCCACAAGATCCATTATATTATATAGACGGAGTTGAAAACGCTCTAGAAATTCAAAATGAAATACAGAGGATTATTATTAGAGGTCCAGGGGCAGGTCCAGCAAATGCTGCATATGGTGCTCTTACAGATTTGGTGTTATTATTGGAAGGATGTTTATGA
- a CDS encoding B3/B4 domain-containing protein: MKRLSISDDVRKLGVFVAMAEVSNVDARVPQQALDDMIKNVEEKYRSQDPEYLKNDSVVRAYRDFYWRIGIDPTKTRPSGEALRRRLVRGNRLPRINIVVDIGNIVSVETLVPIGLYDSDKVVGDLHLVMSKGSEEFLGLGKKTEKLDKGIPILVDDEGKVLHIYPHRDSILTSITPDVKNVIIVGAGVPNIDENLVKYAVDRVADLLEKICKGKREYNTVVIK, translated from the coding sequence ATGAAAAGACTTAGTATTTCGGATGATGTCAGAAAGTTAGGGGTTTTTGTTGCAATGGCAGAGGTGAGTAATGTAGATGCTAGAGTCCCTCAACAAGCCTTGGATGATATGATTAAAAACGTTGAAGAAAAGTATCGTTCTCAAGACCCAGAGTATTTAAAAAATGATTCCGTAGTTAGGGCTTACAGGGATTTTTATTGGAGGATAGGAATAGATCCAACTAAAACTAGGCCAAGTGGCGAGGCTCTTAGAAGGAGATTAGTCAGGGGGAATAGACTTCCTAGAATTAATATAGTTGTTGATATAGGTAATATAGTGAGTGTTGAAACTTTAGTTCCCATAGGTTTATACGATAGTGATAAAGTAGTGGGTGATCTACATTTAGTAATGTCTAAAGGTAGTGAGGAGTTTTTAGGTTTAGGTAAAAAAACGGAAAAGTTAGATAAGGGAATACCAATACTAGTTGATGATGAAGGTAAGGTTCTTCACATATATCCCCATAGGGACTCGATCTTAACTAGTATAACTCCAGATGTTAAAAACGTTATTATAGTTGGTGCTGGAGTTCCCAATATCGATGAAAATCTAGTCAAATATGCGGTAGATCGCGTAGCAGATTTATTAGAAAAGATATGTAAAGGAAAGAGAGAGTATAATACTGTGGTGATTAAATGA
- the cyoE gene encoding heme o synthase — MSLQQKIKAYLKLGKLGVVSLLDLAAVAGAFLAYKHGISLLPIIPMFIGGTLASMGAMIINSGIEIDRDKVMSRTSKRPTVVGYVNRKEAIIVGSLLAILGTALGFIDNILTAFFIALGVVIYVFVYTILLKPRTWLNIVIGGFAGSAAAWAGYTSLTNSLTLEGFLLGFLIFMWTPGHFWSLALKYREDYVNAHYPMLPAVVGITASARAIAISNALMIPIVLLLGYYINLIALIAFSILSAFLMFLSYRLILNPTKEEAMKSFIFSNIYLMLILLIMIIVKLI; from the coding sequence ATGAGTTTACAGCAGAAAATAAAGGCTTATTTAAAGTTGGGTAAACTTGGTGTAGTAAGCTTACTTGATTTAGCAGCAGTTGCTGGGGCTTTTTTAGCTTACAAACATGGCATTTCACTTTTACCAATAATTCCTATGTTCATTGGAGGTACTTTAGCGTCGATGGGAGCTATGATAATTAATAGTGGGATTGAAATAGATAGAGATAAAGTAATGTCTAGAACGTCAAAGAGACCTACAGTAGTTGGCTATGTCAATAGGAAGGAAGCTATAATAGTTGGTTCACTTCTAGCAATTTTAGGTACGGCGTTAGGTTTTATAGACAATATTTTGACTGCTTTCTTTATAGCATTAGGTGTGGTAATATATGTATTCGTATATACAATCTTATTGAAGCCTAGGACTTGGCTAAATATAGTGATAGGTGGATTTGCTGGCAGCGCTGCAGCTTGGGCTGGTTATACATCCTTAACAAATTCTTTAACTTTAGAAGGATTTCTTTTAGGTTTTCTAATATTTATGTGGACTCCTGGCCATTTCTGGTCGTTGGCATTGAAGTATAGAGAAGATTACGTTAACGCGCATTATCCCATGCTGCCTGCTGTGGTTGGAATAACGGCTTCTGCAAGGGCAATAGCAATTTCTAATGCCTTAATGATTCCCATTGTACTTTTGCTAGGATACTATATTAATCTAATAGCGCTTATAGCATTTTCCATTTTAAGTGCATTTCTAATGTTTCTTTCTTATAGGTTAATACTTAATCCAACTAAAGAAGAAGCAATGAAATCGTTTATATTTTCAAACATTTACCTAATGCTAATACTTTTAATTATGATAATAGTTAAACTAATATGA
- the tldD gene encoding zinc metalloprotease TldD, with amino-acid sequence MMFKYIKRAEELGASFVDIRYEKTISNEFTITDNRKYVTSGNDEGYSIRILYNRNWGFKVSDRIDNSTVEEAVNSAFGDERVNIVYLPSKHDTIKIGKEVNKSKEEISEDLNKIAKQLANLHPSIRSYTLNYYDETIHKEYYSSEDREIILDENISSLNIYVIAREGDTIVETAENLTTHMGYVVDVFDINEVFEKLSRRIENQLRGKTPKAGEYPVVLAPEVVGVFLHEAIGHLSEADVAISGILYELRGKKIGEDFLNISDVPSIDNPNSTIVYYDDEGVEGREVKIIEKGVLKEFMTNRYYSAYLGEPPTGNGRTQSYGDFPLSRMRNIYMKPSNNTLSELFEGIREGYYLGSATGGETSSEGTFQFAIQEGYRIENGEIKEPVRNIGFSGNTLTTLSMIDMISKDFGMSAGYCEKNGQEVNVSEGGPHVRIKSLKVGGYVR; translated from the coding sequence ATAATGTTTAAGTACATTAAAAGGGCAGAGGAGCTAGGAGCTTCATTTGTTGATATTAGATATGAAAAAACAATAAGTAATGAATTTACAATTACAGATAATAGAAAATATGTAACTTCTGGTAATGACGAGGGTTATTCAATTAGAATATTATACAATAGAAATTGGGGGTTTAAGGTAAGTGATAGAATTGATAACAGTACAGTAGAAGAAGCAGTAAATTCAGCTTTTGGCGATGAAAGAGTTAACATAGTGTATTTACCTTCAAAACATGATACTATTAAGATTGGAAAGGAGGTAAATAAATCAAAAGAGGAAATAAGTGAAGACTTAAATAAGATCGCAAAACAATTAGCTAACCTTCACCCTAGCATAAGGTCATATACTTTAAACTATTATGACGAGACCATCCACAAGGAGTATTATAGTTCTGAGGATAGGGAAATAATATTAGATGAAAACATTTCTAGCCTAAACATATATGTCATTGCTAGAGAGGGTGACACAATAGTTGAGACTGCTGAGAATTTAACGACTCACATGGGATATGTAGTTGACGTATTTGATATAAACGAAGTGTTTGAGAAGCTTTCACGTAGAATTGAAAATCAACTAAGGGGAAAAACTCCTAAAGCGGGAGAATATCCAGTTGTTTTAGCCCCAGAAGTGGTTGGAGTATTTTTACATGAGGCTATAGGACATTTAAGTGAGGCAGATGTCGCAATAAGTGGAATACTATATGAATTAAGGGGAAAGAAAATAGGGGAGGATTTCCTAAACATTTCAGATGTGCCTAGTATTGATAATCCAAACTCTACAATAGTGTATTATGATGATGAGGGAGTTGAGGGAAGAGAAGTTAAAATTATAGAGAAAGGTGTTTTAAAGGAATTCATGACTAATAGATATTATTCAGCCTATTTAGGGGAACCACCAACGGGAAATGGAAGAACTCAAAGCTATGGGGATTTTCCACTGTCTAGGATGAGGAACATTTACATGAAGCCCAGTAACAATACGTTAAGTGAGCTATTTGAAGGAATTAGGGAAGGTTACTATTTGGGATCAGCAACTGGTGGAGAGACTAGTAGTGAGGGAACATTTCAATTTGCAATACAAGAAGGTTATAGAATAGAGAATGGGGAAATTAAAGAACCGGTAAGAAATATAGGGTTTTCTGGAAATACATTAACTACGTTAAGTATGATAGATATGATTTCAAAGGATTTCGGGATGTCAGCTGGATATTGCGAAAAGAATGGACAAGAAGTCAATGTTAGTGAAGGGGGTCCTCACGTAAGAATAAAGAGCTTGAAGGTAGGGGGATATGTACGATAA